A genomic segment from Pollutimonas thiosulfatoxidans encodes:
- a CDS encoding thiolase C-terminal domain-containing protein — protein MSRYPDGLDLRRPQSRGMQRVAIAGIGTTKFSRSSGLSELQLAVQAITNAMQDAGLDLGSIDGIVRFTADSNKESTLVNALGLPDLRFFAEVGYGGMAAAGSIAVARAAVASGQARCVVCFRAMNGRSGLRFGRGERTLRAEDDQIAYADGERTFGSALTGPYGLLSPSQLMGMWAHRYAHTFAISHEKLTRTLAEVAIVQREYSHRNENAVLGQKPLSLDDYMSSRMIASPLRLNDFCIEIDGGVAIIVTAMDLARDASRKPVEILAANQALKPQGDTPALYSDSIERHAPSAARDIFAVAGIEPADINVAALYDATSVMVPMLLEDLGFCSRGEAADFILSGETKIDGMLPTNTHGGMLSEGYLHGMNNALEVVRQIRGEAANQVAGARLGLFSVGYGSVLLGAV, from the coding sequence ATGAGCCGCTACCCGGACGGCTTGGACTTGCGGCGACCGCAAAGCCGCGGCATGCAGCGCGTTGCCATTGCCGGCATCGGCACCACCAAGTTCTCTCGCTCCTCCGGGCTAAGCGAGCTTCAGCTTGCCGTGCAGGCCATCACAAACGCCATGCAAGATGCGGGCCTAGATCTGGGCTCGATCGATGGCATCGTGCGCTTTACCGCCGATTCCAACAAGGAATCAACCTTGGTCAACGCCTTGGGCCTGCCCGATCTGCGCTTCTTCGCAGAGGTCGGCTATGGCGGAATGGCGGCCGCAGGCAGCATAGCGGTAGCCCGGGCCGCCGTCGCTTCGGGGCAAGCCCGCTGCGTCGTCTGTTTCAGGGCGATGAATGGCAGGTCCGGGTTGCGGTTTGGGCGGGGCGAGCGCACGCTGCGAGCAGAGGACGACCAGATCGCCTATGCCGACGGCGAGCGCACATTCGGAAGCGCCCTCACCGGGCCTTATGGGCTGCTGTCACCGAGTCAACTAATGGGCATGTGGGCGCACAGGTATGCTCATACGTTCGCTATAAGTCATGAAAAATTAACACGTACGCTCGCAGAAGTGGCCATCGTGCAGCGCGAGTACTCACATCGAAACGAGAATGCGGTGCTCGGTCAAAAGCCCCTTAGCTTGGACGACTATATGAGCAGCCGAATGATCGCCAGCCCGCTACGCCTGAATGATTTTTGCATTGAGATCGACGGCGGGGTAGCTATTATCGTGACCGCCATGGACCTGGCCAGGGACGCCTCGCGCAAGCCGGTGGAAATTCTGGCAGCCAACCAGGCACTGAAGCCACAGGGCGACACACCCGCACTGTACAGCGACTCAATCGAGCGGCACGCGCCAAGCGCTGCGCGCGACATCTTCGCCGTAGCAGGCATCGAGCCCGCTGACATCAATGTGGCCGCGCTTTACGACGCAACCAGCGTCATGGTCCCCATGCTGCTGGAAGACCTGGGCTTCTGTAGCCGCGGCGAGGCGGCCGATTTCATCCTGAGCGGAGAAACTAAAATCGATGGCATGCTGCCGACCAACACACATGGGGGCATGCTTTCCGAAGGCTATCTTCACGGCATGAACAACGCGCTGGAGGTGGTCCGCCAGATCCGGGGCGAGGCAGCAAACCAGGTGGCTGGCGCCCGCCTTGGCCTATTTTCGGTCGGCTACGGATCCGTCCTGCTGGGAGCCGTATAA
- a CDS encoding AMP-binding protein — translation MTQQSNHRDELNTIYGLLAHRAATLRNLPFIAFGDVQWSYAQTLANAETTARSLMELGCERGARVAMMVENRPEFISAWFGTALAGGVHVPINLEYRGDILRHVLSDITATILICEDYLLSNVLAVMKESQHGMRTIVVLGTAPDAIAYTDVRIIAWSEFVEAGTAATPKEFRKRLPGDLGAILLTSGTTGVSKGVMVSDKHCIYHGREAAQAYGMTSADVMYTCLPLFHGNAEWATVLCALSAGASVAVSKRFSASRFWEQVRKAGATQIAFLGTMLHILMGQPESEADRSHRVRIGTSVPCPPDVMVAFERRFGFPLLETFGTTETKRILSNLHYRRRIGSAGLPTPSSTVEIHDAQGWPAPIGTVGELAYRPKEPGILTLGYLNRPDATLESLRNGWWYTGDLAWQDSDGFVYFAGRKKDALRRRGENVSAFEVERALITHADVLLVAVVAAPSALSEDEILAVVVRKNGSVITEAEIFAHANERLPSFMVPRFIAFVDELPQTPTGKIAKEGLAKQVMQQTVWDCEAAGISATKAGQAAKLQC, via the coding sequence ATGACGCAGCAATCCAACCACCGCGACGAACTCAATACGATCTACGGCCTGCTTGCGCACCGTGCCGCTACGCTGCGCAATCTTCCCTTCATCGCATTTGGCGACGTTCAGTGGTCTTACGCCCAAACGCTGGCAAACGCCGAAACGACAGCCCGATCTTTGATGGAACTGGGCTGCGAACGCGGCGCGCGGGTCGCCATGATGGTAGAGAACCGGCCTGAGTTCATCTCCGCCTGGTTCGGCACAGCATTGGCCGGCGGTGTGCACGTGCCCATTAACCTTGAATACCGGGGCGACATCCTGCGGCACGTTCTCTCGGACATTACGGCAACAATATTAATCTGCGAAGATTATCTGCTGTCCAACGTGCTGGCGGTCATGAAAGAGAGCCAACATGGCATGCGGACCATTGTTGTCCTGGGAACGGCGCCCGACGCAATAGCGTATACGGATGTGCGTATCATCGCCTGGTCCGAATTCGTAGAGGCTGGCACGGCCGCAACACCCAAGGAGTTTCGCAAGCGTCTGCCTGGTGACCTGGGTGCGATACTGCTTACTTCGGGCACCACCGGCGTCTCGAAAGGCGTCATGGTCAGTGACAAGCATTGCATTTACCATGGCCGCGAGGCGGCGCAAGCGTACGGCATGACATCCGCTGATGTCATGTACACCTGCTTGCCGCTATTCCATGGCAATGCCGAGTGGGCAACCGTATTGTGCGCGCTAAGCGCGGGCGCAAGCGTTGCCGTCTCGAAGCGTTTCTCAGCAAGCCGCTTCTGGGAACAAGTCCGGAAAGCAGGAGCGACGCAAATCGCCTTCCTGGGAACCATGCTGCACATCCTGATGGGGCAGCCGGAAAGCGAGGCCGACCGCAGTCATCGTGTACGTATCGGCACCTCGGTACCCTGCCCGCCCGACGTGATGGTTGCTTTTGAAAGACGTTTTGGCTTTCCATTGCTGGAAACATTCGGAACCACAGAAACCAAACGGATACTAAGCAACCTTCATTACCGGCGTCGGATAGGCTCTGCCGGACTGCCCACGCCCAGTAGCACCGTCGAAATCCATGATGCTCAAGGCTGGCCAGCACCCATAGGAACCGTCGGAGAACTGGCATACCGCCCCAAAGAGCCGGGCATCCTGACACTGGGTTACCTGAACCGCCCCGACGCAACGTTGGAGAGCCTACGCAACGGATGGTGGTACACCGGCGACCTGGCATGGCAAGACAGCGACGGCTTTGTTTACTTTGCAGGCCGCAAGAAAGACGCTTTGCGCCGGCGCGGCGAGAATGTATCGGCCTTCGAGGTGGAGCGCGCGCTTATCACCCATGCGGACGTGTTGTTGGTGGCAGTCGTAGCCGCCCCGTCCGCGCTTTCCGAAGATGAGATCCTGGCTGTGGTTGTGCGCAAGAATGGCAGCGTCATAACTGAGGCTGAAATCTTCGCCCACGCCAACGAGCGCCTTCCTTCGTTCATGGTTCCACGCTTCATCGCGTTCGTGGATGAACTGCCGCAAACGCCCACAGGCAAGATCGCAAAGGAAGGACTTGCAAAACAGGTTATGCAGCAGACCGTATGGGATTGCGAGGCAGCGGGTATCAGCGCTACCAAAGCCGGTCAGGCCGCGAAACTGCAATGCTAA
- a CDS encoding SDR family NAD(P)-dependent oxidoreductase → MTNEWTAVVCGGTAGIGLACAEALLAAGAVSVVINGRDIERAERARIQLLERYPHAKVHSVIGDASRPDMAARVMQTAADAMGRIDVLVNSTGGNDLPRLLNEVTTQEIPAILERCLFAQILCSHAALPFMREQGGGAIINIASDAAKIPTPGESVIGAAMAGIVMFTRGLAIEEKRHGIRANIVTPSITTGTDHYERVMADPFAGRMFAKAHDRAKLGVVAKEELADLVAFLASPAAKKITGQAISITGGISAL, encoded by the coding sequence ATGACAAACGAATGGACTGCTGTAGTGTGTGGTGGAACCGCAGGCATTGGCCTTGCGTGCGCAGAGGCCTTGCTGGCAGCAGGTGCTGTGAGCGTTGTAATTAATGGTCGCGATATCGAACGCGCAGAACGGGCACGTATTCAGTTACTGGAAAGGTACCCGCACGCCAAGGTACACAGCGTGATAGGGGACGCATCGCGGCCGGACATGGCGGCGCGTGTAATGCAGACGGCTGCTGACGCTATGGGACGCATAGACGTCCTCGTCAATTCAACGGGTGGAAACGACCTTCCCAGGTTACTGAATGAAGTAACGACCCAAGAGATCCCCGCCATACTGGAGCGCTGTCTTTTTGCGCAGATCCTATGCAGCCATGCGGCGCTTCCGTTTATGCGCGAGCAGGGCGGTGGAGCCATAATCAACATCGCATCGGACGCTGCAAAGATCCCAACACCCGGAGAAAGCGTGATTGGGGCGGCTATGGCCGGAATCGTAATGTTTACTCGCGGTTTAGCCATTGAGGAGAAGAGGCACGGTATTCGCGCGAACATTGTGACTCCATCTATAACGACTGGAACTGACCACTATGAGCGTGTGATGGCTGACCCCTTCGCCGGACGGATGTTCGCAAAAGCGCATGATCGGGCGAAGCTTGGCGTAGTCGCCAAAGAAGAGCTCGCGGACCTAGTTGCTTTTCTCGCTTCGCCTGCTGCAAAAAAAATCACCGGTCAAGCCATAAGCATCACGGGCGGCATTTCCGCACTCTGA
- a CDS encoding TauD/TfdA dioxygenase family protein: MNTTNTCVEIRKLAGTIGAEISGVDLKDLSQEEFQDIHQAFLDHGVIVFRGQFLDPDQHVAFARRFGDVMVYKGFEKTYRKDLPEGMFHFSNDGKEKVITENWHFDGTYYDAPPAIGILAPVRLPEYGGDTMWSNQYVAYDSLSDGMKDLLGRLRVRCESHRSSRKYQLEVMSAVHPAVRRHPETGRLSLYIGNPETCNCFDGMTPEESAPLIRYLYDRASQPDNTYRHHWQLGDIVVWDNRCTMHYAVHDYADLPRDMYRMTINGEPNRGPVDE, from the coding sequence ATGAACACCACTAATACCTGCGTTGAAATCCGTAAGCTGGCGGGCACCATCGGTGCCGAGATTTCCGGCGTCGACCTGAAGGATCTGTCGCAAGAAGAGTTCCAGGACATACACCAAGCCTTCCTTGACCACGGTGTGATTGTGTTTCGTGGGCAGTTTCTCGACCCTGATCAGCACGTTGCATTCGCTCGTCGATTCGGTGATGTCATGGTCTATAAAGGCTTTGAGAAAACATATCGCAAAGACCTTCCGGAAGGCATGTTTCACTTTTCCAATGACGGTAAGGAAAAGGTTATTACCGAAAACTGGCATTTCGATGGAACCTACTACGATGCGCCGCCGGCAATCGGCATCCTGGCGCCCGTGCGCTTGCCCGAGTATGGCGGCGACACAATGTGGTCCAACCAGTATGTCGCCTACGACAGTCTTTCGGACGGCATGAAAGACCTGTTGGGGCGACTGCGTGTACGCTGCGAATCGCATCGCAGCAGTCGCAAGTATCAGTTGGAAGTCATGTCGGCGGTTCACCCTGCTGTACGCCGCCACCCCGAGACGGGGCGTCTGTCGCTGTATATCGGCAACCCGGAGACCTGCAATTGCTTCGATGGAATGACGCCGGAAGAAAGCGCTCCGCTGATACGGTACCTATATGATCGGGCCTCCCAGCCGGACAACACCTACCGCCATCACTGGCAACTGGGCGACATCGTGGTTTGGGACAATCGCTGCACCATGCATTACGCCGTGCACGACTATGCCGACCTGCCGCGCGACATGTATCGCATGACGATTAACGGCGAACCCAACCGCGGCCCCGTCGACGAATGA
- a CDS encoding Bug family tripartite tricarboxylate transporter substrate binding protein: protein MKSAFLPCVRTALLGLALMFSAASAHAQTFPERAVTWINPYPAGSASDVTARLFADEFSKAIKQPVVVINKPGAGGLIGTNAGATAAPDGYTLLVGAIGTHVFNPVINSSTNYDPVKDFEPVSRIVSFPNVLVVSSKLGVNTVEELIALAKSKSASEPLLYSTAGNGTTSHIAAGQFERLAGVKLTGVNYKGTPAAVNEVLAGRIDFVFGNINVILPQVKAGTLKALAIASSERYSLLPDTPTFNEVGMPEMEMVVWSGLFAPAGTPPEIVKVLNEAANTVARSGVLQPVYESAGATLEVDATPEDFAKLLQADTAKWVPVLKEMGIKAQ, encoded by the coding sequence TTGAAATCTGCATTCTTGCCCTGTGTCCGCACAGCCCTGCTGGGCCTGGCCCTGATGTTCTCGGCGGCGTCCGCCCATGCGCAGACATTCCCCGAGCGGGCGGTTACCTGGATCAACCCTTACCCCGCAGGCAGCGCTTCCGATGTAACGGCGCGGCTATTTGCCGACGAATTCTCAAAAGCCATCAAGCAGCCAGTCGTGGTCATCAACAAGCCAGGCGCTGGTGGGCTAATAGGCACCAACGCGGGCGCCACAGCAGCGCCTGACGGCTACACATTGCTGGTGGGAGCGATTGGCACGCATGTTTTCAATCCCGTCATCAATAGCTCGACCAACTACGATCCTGTGAAGGACTTCGAGCCGGTCTCGCGCATTGTGTCCTTTCCTAACGTGCTGGTTGTCTCATCCAAACTGGGCGTTAACACAGTCGAAGAGTTGATTGCACTGGCCAAGTCCAAGAGCGCAAGCGAGCCTTTGCTTTACAGCACCGCCGGCAATGGCACGACCTCTCATATCGCGGCTGGCCAGTTCGAGCGGCTGGCGGGCGTGAAGCTGACCGGCGTCAACTACAAGGGCACCCCGGCAGCCGTCAATGAAGTGTTGGCCGGGCGCATCGACTTCGTCTTTGGCAACATCAATGTCATCTTGCCCCAGGTAAAAGCCGGCACGCTGAAGGCCTTGGCTATCGCCTCCAGCGAGCGCTATTCCTTGTTGCCCGACACACCCACATTTAACGAAGTCGGCATGCCGGAAATGGAGATGGTGGTTTGGAGCGGCCTGTTCGCGCCGGCCGGCACGCCGCCAGAGATCGTAAAGGTCTTGAACGAGGCTGCCAATACCGTCGCACGTAGCGGTGTATTACAGCCGGTCTATGAAAGCGCTGGCGCTACGCTGGAAGTCGATGCCACACCGGAAGATTTTGCCAAGCTGCTGCAAGCCGATACGGCGAAATGGGTTCCCGTGCTGAAAGAGATGGGAATTAAAGCTCAGTAG
- a CDS encoding Zn-ribbon domain-containing OB-fold protein, which yields MNSNDHNAKDDSAAILTGAGVGHGSAILPDRPGLVAEYWQGAQEKKLLLQRCCRCSNCWHPLSDVCGACQSFDVEWFPSTGTGSLYSYTVVHHAVHPIVQGWVPYTLCLIELDEGPRILSTLEPESGQEPAIGTRAHLEFRSIHSGFQLPVFRLLPNRKDNP from the coding sequence ATGAATTCCAACGATCACAATGCCAAGGACGACTCTGCCGCAATCCTGACCGGCGCAGGCGTGGGGCATGGCTCTGCCATCCTTCCGGACCGGCCCGGCCTTGTCGCGGAGTACTGGCAGGGCGCCCAGGAAAAAAAGTTGCTGCTGCAGCGCTGCTGTCGTTGCAGCAACTGCTGGCATCCCTTGAGCGATGTGTGCGGCGCTTGCCAGTCTTTTGACGTCGAATGGTTTCCCAGTACCGGCACAGGTTCGCTCTACTCCTATACCGTCGTGCACCATGCCGTCCACCCCATAGTCCAGGGCTGGGTGCCGTACACACTGTGCCTGATTGAACTGGACGAAGGCCCACGAATTCTTTCCACCCTTGAACCGGAATCCGGACAAGAGCCAGCAATCGGTACCCGGGCTCATCTGGAATTTCGCAGCATCCACAGCGGCTTTCAGCTACCTGTCTTCCGCTTGCTGCCTAACCGCAAAGATAATCCATGA
- a CDS encoding LysR family transcriptional regulator has protein sequence MRIDLVHLRTFVAVAEEQHLTRGAERIHVSLSAASAHIRSLEEALDTVLFTRTNRNLELTHAGNYLLSDAKELLQRASVFTSLAREIRGKTEGRLVIGSSSDPSASRIGIVVATLREQHPYINVELRARPSSGAREGLKTGELDIGIFLGRPIDPQLSYELLDNACFVVAGPAAWKERIATADWADLARLPWITPVDQRMAYAIMLNEMFDQRDLELNSVVQFDNEAIGRALMRQKVGMMLVREEHALRGEQEGVLARSPIARVTFPLVMAFAARRHEDPLIKAFMAAAKTAWPAAQPAYKS, from the coding sequence ATGCGTATTGATCTGGTCCACTTGCGAACCTTCGTGGCGGTTGCCGAGGAACAGCACCTTACCAGAGGGGCCGAACGTATCCACGTCAGCCTATCTGCTGCCAGCGCGCATATCAGGTCACTGGAAGAAGCGCTGGATACGGTCCTGTTCACGCGTACTAACCGCAACCTGGAACTCACTCATGCAGGCAACTACTTGCTTAGCGACGCGAAGGAGCTCCTGCAACGGGCCAGCGTGTTCACCTCTTTGGCTCGCGAAATTCGCGGCAAAACAGAAGGACGACTGGTTATCGGATCAAGCAGCGATCCGTCTGCAAGCCGAATCGGCATCGTCGTAGCGACCCTGCGCGAGCAACACCCTTACATCAACGTGGAGCTGCGCGCGCGCCCTAGCTCGGGAGCCAGGGAAGGACTTAAAACCGGCGAACTGGATATTGGCATTTTCCTTGGACGCCCTATAGACCCGCAACTGTCGTATGAATTGCTGGATAACGCCTGCTTCGTGGTTGCGGGTCCAGCCGCCTGGAAAGAGCGTATCGCCACAGCAGACTGGGCCGACTTGGCCCGGCTACCGTGGATAACACCTGTAGATCAGCGTATGGCGTACGCAATCATGCTTAATGAAATGTTTGACCAGCGCGATCTCGAGCTGAACTCCGTTGTGCAGTTCGACAACGAAGCTATCGGACGCGCCCTGATGCGGCAAAAGGTCGGAATGATGCTGGTTAGAGAGGAACACGCGCTGCGCGGTGAGCAAGAGGGCGTACTGGCGCGATCGCCGATAGCCCGGGTGACTTTCCCGTTGGTGATGGCTTTTGCCGCCAGGCGCCACGAAGATCCCTTGATCAAAGCATTTATGGCTGCGGCTAAGACGGCCTGGCCGGCGGCGCAGCCTGCTTACAAATCCTGA
- a CDS encoding TetR/AcrR family transcriptional regulator gives MTASIASRDEVLDRLAKVFRDEGYEAASLTRLAQASGLGKASLYYHFPNGKQEMALAVIDRANTLFTQQIVQPLQKEGDGKRRIVKFISNLDTYYRKGEESCLLGVLALGTVPKEFDRHIMGGLRCWIDVLAAALEQAGHSRPVARSRAEAAVCWVEGALVLSRGLESTAPFKRMLAQLKAFLLQDL, from the coding sequence ATGACGGCTTCTATCGCTTCCAGAGATGAAGTGCTGGATCGTCTAGCCAAGGTTTTCAGAGATGAAGGCTACGAGGCGGCGTCGCTAACCAGGCTGGCGCAGGCTTCAGGGCTAGGTAAAGCCAGCTTGTACTATCATTTTCCCAATGGAAAGCAAGAGATGGCGCTGGCTGTCATTGATCGCGCCAACACGCTTTTCACCCAGCAGATAGTTCAGCCCTTGCAAAAGGAAGGCGACGGCAAGCGCCGCATTGTCAAGTTCATCAGTAATCTCGACACGTACTACCGCAAAGGCGAGGAATCCTGCCTGCTGGGTGTGTTGGCCCTCGGTACGGTACCCAAAGAGTTTGACCGACACATCATGGGTGGCTTACGGTGCTGGATCGATGTGCTGGCGGCCGCGCTCGAGCAAGCCGGCCACAGTCGCCCTGTGGCTCGAAGTCGGGCCGAGGCCGCAGTGTGTTGGGTGGAAGGGGCGCTGGTGCTGTCCAGGGGTCTGGAAAGCACCGCTCCGTTCAAGCGGATGCTGGCGCAATTAAAGGCGTTTTTGCTTCAGGATTTGTAA